In Zingiber officinale cultivar Zhangliang chromosome 6A, Zo_v1.1, whole genome shotgun sequence, a single genomic region encodes these proteins:
- the LOC121996211 gene encoding uncharacterized protein LOC121996211, whose translation MASLAKKASELVEMLDLKIHPEGGFYTETFRDFSVTLSKSQLPPQYKVDRPVSTSIYFLLPAGSVSHLHRIPCAETWHFYSGEPLTVFELHDDGQIELTVLGSDLDAGHRPQYTVPPNVWFGSFPTLDVSSFSTDGSLLVRGSTRDPELHYSLVGCTCAPAFQFDDFELAKLSDIKALAPQAQPFFDYLVIPDKEA comes from the exons ATGGCATCGCTTGCTAAGAAGGCCTCTGAGTTGGTGGAGATGTTGGATCTCAAGATCCACCCCGAGGGAGGTTTCTACACCGAGACCTTCAGGGACTTCTCCGTTACCCTCTCCAAATCGCAGCTGCCCCCTCAAT ACAAGGTTGATCGACCTGTGAGTACTTCGATTTATTTCTTGCTTCCAGCTGGGAGTGTCTCACATCTCCACCGCATCCCTTGTGCTGAAACCTGGCATTTTTACTCTGGAGAACCTCTCACG GTCTTTGAGCTACATGATGACGGGCAGATTGAACTCACAGTACTGGGTTCGGACCTAGATGCTGGCCACCGCCCCCAGTACACCGTGCCACCAAATGTCTGGTTTGGTTCGTTCCCTACACTAGATGTCTCCTCATTTTCTACGGACGGTAGTCTCCTTGTCAGGGGCTCGACAAGAGATCCCGAGCTGCATTATTCTCTCGTCGGTTGCACATGTGCCCCCGCCTTCCAGTTCGATGACTTTGAATTAGCCAAGCTCTCAGATATCAAAGCTCTTGCGCCGCAAGCACAACCATTTTTTGACTACCTAGTTATCCCGGATAAGGAAGCCTAA